One Salvia miltiorrhiza cultivar Shanhuang (shh) chromosome 6, IMPLAD_Smil_shh, whole genome shotgun sequence genomic window, GAGCACCCAAAGTTTTATTATCTTATATTcctctatataaaaatattttatatttttttccatTCCATTTGATTTAACCTGTATTTCTTTTTCGAGTTAATCCACTTGATTTAACATATTTTATGAGTAATTAATTTAAACTATATTAAATAGTATAACTTTACACTATTGGAATAAAGGGTGTGTAAACTAATAACAAGCTCAACATCACATCAAATCACAccgcaccacaagtcttagtcCACTGCACTATGATTATAACAATAGTTTAATTTATACATTATGGTGCATTATTTTACTTTAATGGCAGATTAATCATTGATTCTCCCAAAAACCCAAAAATGGTAAAGATTGTTTTggcaataaatctatgcagccacattgtggccacccacacactaacaTAATAagaataatcttgatttatttaatttattttttaaataaaaatatgatttagttattttattatattatctacattgtacttatttttttaatttttttttgcattttttatttttaatttattttttaataaaaataaaaagttaccaaaaaataactataatgtaaagaatatgataaaataactaaattttatttttattttaaaaaataagttaaataaattaaattattttctacttagaTAAATTATGGGTGgtcacaatgtggctgtttagcttTACTCTTTTTTTGGTTATACACTTATACTTATGCCCCATTAATCAAGATTGTGCGCCTCGTGCACCATCAATAGCAATGCGTCATGTTACTGTTTCAACTTTATTTCGAACTAATCATTCTTTCAAACAAGACTTGATTGGGTGCTCTCAATATAGATGTCTTGTCTTCAAAGCAAAGCTGATTTGGTTTTGTCAAGTTTggcaaattatttttttactttgtcAACAATATTTTATAGGGATATTTGctgtaaaatacacgaactttcaacaaattctggtTTTTTCcatgacctttaaaatttgaaaaaaaaatacacaacctttcgattttttctgattttttccacGGGTATGAAATACTCTAAAATAGAAGCCGATTTTAGGGCCTTTGACTTAAATTTTTTGATACTTAAGCGTGAGGGATAATAAAGATGTCATAATAAAGTCGATGTACACACTTAAgtataaaaaaatctaaatcaaAAGCCCTAAAATCAGCTTCTATTTGAGAGTATTTCATACTCGTGGGAAAAACTAGAAGAAAtcaaaaggttatgtattttttttcaaattttaaaggatatgggaaaaaccagaatttgttgaaagttcgtgtattttacggcaaatatccctATTTTATACTATTTCAATTTGTATTTGACGATACACCATTTTCTATTCCTTTACGGAGGAAATTCCAACATTTTGAATTGAGTCTACTGTTtgaattcttttttcttttctacaacaatatttttattcatattattCTTTTGATTTGGACACCAAATAAATTCATATCTCACATGTCatatcttaattaatttctaagttgtttattttttaaatcgCATCCCATTTCATATTTATTGTAAATATTACAATATGAACAATTTTAACATATGAACAAAACACACGCATCTTATTGTAAATATTACAAACATATATACACACCACAATTAAGAATACTCATAACACACCACCATATTCTTCCAGTTTTTGGAATTTAAGCCCATAAAatattatactctctccgtccctgaaataagttcctctttttctttcttgggacgtcccccaaataagttcttcttttttttctttccatttttggacaactatcccaccactaataatactttatttattcttactttttcactttttcaccactcccaatactaattataacacgttttcactttttcatcactcccaatactaattataacatatttttctccactatcaatacactttaccacttttccttaagaCCCGTGCcgtattttggggacggagggagtatatattcatatatgttTTCCAGAAACACATATTCTCATATACACATTATTTACGTAAATCATGGCAAATTCGTAATAAATCTGCCAAGCTTTATGAAAAACttcaaataacaaaacatgAAAATATTCACAAGTACAAATTAATATAGAAATACCACAAAATTACAAACATTAACATATTTTATTAATGCCTTAGTTCTTATTCTCACAGACGCTTTTTAAATCATATACTAACTTAACTATTAAAGGGGAATGAAGATGAAATGGAAGTTGTTAAGTAGTGAAAACCTTTgaattttataggaaatgaaAAGATCTTGATGGTTCCTCGCAGTGAACAATGTGTATCTTCGAGATCCAACTGATTAAATGAATTTGATCTCTATTTGATGGGGTGGGGTTGCGAAAAGTATTAAGAGCAGTAGGAACTATGGGGAGAATATTCTTTAACTTGTAGTATTGATTTTGGTAGCGTTTCAATATATTAGAGTGTGTGAGGTTACAATGAGGatttctttcccttttctaTTTACTATTATAAGTGGGTATAATGATCTTTTCAAATCTGAGTGCGGGAAGAGTATTTTCGTCCTTTCaatcagggacggagccagggggggctagagccccctcccaaattttgagtttttttttttttttttttttttttttttttttttttaaatatatatagatatatgtttatacctattataaaataattttgttttataaaaaagtatttggttattatattctcttatatatatacttaatttaaggataattccgttatttaaaactatataatctatgaaatattgtttgttattattactattatacttgtcttttaataaaaaatgcctaatatgtatgaaatgctaaaaaaaattataatgtattgaaactaatttataatatatagaaaatatataatctatgaacatgttgtttgttattattattattatgcttgccttttaataaaaaatgtcttaaatatacggaatgtccaaaaaaaattttgtgatatattgaaattatataatctatgaaaatattgttcgttattattagtattatgctcgtattttaataaaaaaataccttaaatatacagaatgcccaaaaaaaatttctcgggggctaccgcccccgaacccccgtacaatTTCAGCCCCCCCCgaaattaattcctggctccgtccctgcttTCAATTTTGTTGTGCTTTATGTTGAATGACACTTTCCTTCAAGCACCACAATTTATTCGACTATGAGGGTGTTTCGCTGATCTTATAAGTTCCtcaaaatagcttataagctcattcaaaatgtttggcaaaataagctcttaaatagcttataagctcccaaaaaaaaagttctaaatttattattttcatcatatatcattcaagttcacttctcttcaattttctctctctaaaaaaatattttctatctctagaaaaataattatctctctatcttataagttcaattatccaaacactttaacaacttatataatcttttaaaaattaaatcttataaactcttaaaacatcttataagtttcaagagcttataagctctttaaaataagcttagccaaacacccagCTTGTAGAGTCTTCCCTAACGAAAAATAGTTACAGGACCACCCAAGTGTTGGATCCCGCCAAAAGATGTCCTTTTCAAATCTTGAGATCCGATCCACTTTGAGTTCTTTACTGACTCTCTGTATATTTATTCATCTCCTCTTTCTTGGCTTACTCCTTTGAGGACATGCTCAGATCTGATATTCACCTTAGCGACTCTCCTCTTTAAACCAATCTCTAGAATCTACTCCTTTCACTTTGGATCTTTATCATTCCTTCTTTGCTCATGCTTTTCGGTATTTTTATGATGGATCCAAATACCATCCTTATCATTAAATTACCTTTGAGTAATTCGAGTTTGTTTTTGCCGGAAGAAAGTGTGTTGACGGGCGGCAATTGAACATATACATTGTGTTTcatagatttatatatatatgattatgcGATCTAATAAATTTAAACGTTTACTTAAACTTGATACGCTCTGCCATATTTTAGTTTGTTGGGTGACAACTGAATGTTACCTGACGTTTTATTTTAATAGATGGGGATTTACGTGGACATTTATTTAGAAAAATGCATAAAAGCCCCACTTATAATACAGGATGCAGCTTGCAATTGGAGGATAGGATTTAGATCTTTAGATTCTTTACTAAAACTAGACAAAGGAAAAGCcaacatatatatcaaatacCAACTGCGAATAAGTTGTATCTAACTTTATTTCCCAAAAATAGCAAATCAGATAGAAATACTGAATTTGGATCGTCTTACAAAAGAATTCCCTCAAAAAAGTCATactacaaaaattaatatttgatctTCTCCAATTGGATGAACAAATACTTGGCCACAAAACATATCCAAGGTTGAGTATTAATATCAATAATAGTACTATTTTCTAATAACATGCATTAGGATAACAAAAGTTTCAACAGAACAAGGAAAGAACAATATTGAGTATCATGAAAAATTTGCAACGACATAAATAGATGATTGGATTACACAACTATCAAAGTCAGTGATCTGTTGCTCAAGTACGAGTAACATACAAAAATTACATGTCCCTGTTTGCTGTGTTATCGACAAAATCAAGGAGATCAAAGATGCATACGCTAATCATCATGCGTACTCATGAAACCACCAAGAAATCCAGCCCCGTTGCAGCTACCGCACAGAATCTCCCTTTTCCCCCTGTCCAAGAATTAATGGGGTTAGAATTCAACATATCTTGCATCTGAAACGGAAACTCAGACCTAATATTCCAGCACAAAATAATGTGGCAACACTACTACTCAAACCTAATATTGAAATTCTGTTTCATGCATGCTAACACAGTGACTTATAATTGTTCGATTCCATTCTCATTTTGGAGATTGTATTGATTGTTTTACGACTTGCTTTCAGACTTCAGCTATGCACCAATACCAGATCAATAAAAGAGTGCAAATAGAATATCCCAGCTGCAGAAATTTGAAAGCCCAGAAACTGTGTTTTGGTATCAGGAACAATGATAAAAAGACGAAAGAAACAGCCATATATAATTTGTAGTAATATACCTGCAAAGCCAGCACGAGGCGCCGGCTTTGTACTGTCCATTGAAGTGATCCACTGAATTCACTCCTTTGCCTAGGCATTGCCCACATTTTTTATTACCTATCATATCCCACGAAAGATTACTTCACAGAGTATTTATTTTCCTTAAATAAAGATCACATATTAAAGCTCTTTACTGTTTTGCTATcagaattcatacattgaaTAACATCTAAAAGTAATTCCTATACCAATTACTCTAGTAACATCAGCAACTTTCCTTCTTTCCATTATCATTTGTCAAGATAACTTAGCATAGAATCAAATTGGTAAATAGAATAGCTATAGAGCTAGTACAAGTCTAAGTTAATACTCATCATCATTCAAATTTCAAGTTTTAGCAACAAAATATCTCAAACATCATCCAGTTGAATTAGGATATGATATCAAAGTCGACCACAGAAAATATTAACTGAAAGTAAATTTAATCAATCATACTTGCCGACTCATAGAAAGAAAGAGCAGTTAGCAGTTAGCACTTAGCACTATCACAACTAGCCGTAAAGATCATATTATGCAGTAGGTAAGGTTCATGCATTCCTATTCATAAATTTCACCTATATCCATAAACATGAATTATCATATACTTATAGCAATGCAGGAAGCAATTAGGCTCAGAAATATGTTTCACTTACCATTACCCTCACAATCGTGACAGAGTATGCTAGATACTTTGGGTGTGGCCGACTGTTTGTCGTTAGCCTGCATATAAGACCAAGCCCAAGTTACATTTACAGAATTGGAGTACTTGGAGGGGCAGTAAAAGATAAGGGAAAAACATCAACTGCAGAAACAACCTAAAATAAGGCATTGTGGTAGCATGTATTGGATTGTTTGCAAACAAAGCAAAAACTTGACAGAAGACTTCAAAAAAACATCTTCATTTACAACATTTTGGGGCAAAAACAATGCATTTGcacaagaagaagaaaaaaaatcaggatAAAAAACATTAGCCCAGGGAGGTCGAAAACCAACAAAGAATCACAACACATTTACACTCACATTAGCTTTTAAAGGTTCGAAAGCAGCATTCTTGGAGCTGTTAGTAGCATCCGTGATCCAGTTCACTCTCCCACTCGTATATCTCTCACTAATAAGTCCTGCAAATtgcaaaagaaaacaaatccACAAGCACAAAAGATGAGTTCATTAAGCAATATGGTGCTCAACATTCCTATTTCGTAAGCATTTGGTTTACTGAACTTGtatatttattaaaagaaatgctaaatttataattttctaaCGTAACTTCATCATTATGATAGGAAACTCGACGTAGATGCACGATTTGACAATAAGATTGAAGCTGCATCTTCTTTGGCTTATTATCATAAAGTTGGTCAGCTCACATCATTTATAACTCAAATTTGCATAATAGAATAAATAATTACTCTGTTAATCAAGTATTGGGCTTTAAGTTCTGATAAGCCCCGgtccaataaatattttgacTAATTTTTATAACTAGCCCATCAACCTCAATCCAAAAGAGCACAAGCCAGCCTTATCCATATCCGTCTTCACTTTCGCTCAACAAGATTTTCGATTTCTTCAATAAAATCCGAGCACGCTGAGCGATAGGGGTGGTGGGTATAGACT contains:
- the LOC130988374 gene encoding protein BUNDLE SHEATH DEFECTIVE 2, chloroplastic, whose product is MAHSLCSSTLMSLNTTPKPGLISERYTSGRVNWITDATNSSKNAAFEPLKANANDKQSATPKVSSILCHDCEGNGNKKCGQCLGKGVNSVDHFNGQYKAGASCWLCRGKREILCGSCNGAGFLGGFMSTHDD